A genomic window from Cutibacterium acnes includes:
- the glgX gene encoding glycogen debranching protein GlgX, with translation MTDTNTASFDTSALGSTLIDGGCRFGLWAPRAERVELALVADDGSQVNHDMTRDEHGVWTVEVSDVQAGQRYGYRVHGPWDPDRGMRFNPAKLLLDPYARAITAGVDYHGPIMDHTPESNYEPDLTDDATSVPLAVVIDDPGPPTPIARRHDISESVIYETHVKGYTRLHPLVPEHLRGTYAGLAYPAVIEHLKSIGVTAIELLPVQQFVSEPFIVGRGLSNYWGYNTLGFFAPHAAYCSVGSMGTQVREFKDMVTSFHEAGIEVFLDVVYNHTGEGGHEGPTLSFRGIDHESYYRLTNDHRNDYDVTGCGNSVDTSHPEVLAMVLDSLRYWVTEMGVDGFRYDLATTLIRDKSHGVDQNHLFKQALVEDPILNKVKHIAEPWDLGPYGYQVGAWGPHWSEWNDRFRNYVRDFWRGAVRGVEELATRLCGSPDLYGQPTSSVNFITAHDGFTMRDLVTYNMKHNQGNGEDNHDGSNDNRAWNCGWEGETTDQSIVMLRHRQVRNLVATLLLATGVPMITAGDEMGRTQQGNNNAYCQDSPISWIDWEDAEAWSDVTDLVKIITALRREHPALRPSRYRHHDPVGDANDSYPRRADLAWFSGHGGEMVNNDWHDESRRTLGMYTSDDNEAFLIWFHAGDRPIEIILPSVRWGESWHVVASTALPGEIPDEAVPAGLSVTLPSRCVVVMQASPFGLTAPLRAKRTLGG, from the coding sequence GTGACCGACACCAACACGGCGTCATTCGACACCAGCGCCTTGGGCTCGACCCTCATTGACGGCGGCTGCCGCTTTGGGTTGTGGGCGCCTCGCGCGGAGCGTGTCGAGTTGGCCCTCGTGGCGGATGACGGGTCACAGGTTAACCACGACATGACCAGGGACGAGCACGGTGTCTGGACTGTTGAGGTCTCCGACGTCCAGGCCGGTCAGCGCTATGGGTACCGAGTCCACGGGCCGTGGGATCCTGACCGCGGCATGAGGTTCAACCCTGCCAAGCTATTGCTCGACCCTTATGCCAGGGCCATCACGGCAGGAGTCGATTATCACGGCCCGATTATGGACCACACGCCGGAATCCAACTACGAGCCTGACCTGACCGACGATGCGACGTCGGTCCCGCTCGCCGTCGTCATTGACGATCCCGGCCCGCCTACGCCTATTGCGCGCCGCCACGACATCAGCGAATCGGTCATCTATGAGACCCATGTCAAGGGCTACACCCGCCTGCACCCCCTCGTTCCTGAACACCTGCGCGGCACCTATGCCGGGCTTGCCTATCCGGCTGTTATCGAACACCTCAAGTCAATCGGAGTAACAGCCATCGAACTACTACCCGTCCAGCAGTTCGTCTCCGAGCCATTCATCGTTGGGCGCGGCTTATCCAATTACTGGGGTTACAACACCCTGGGTTTCTTTGCGCCGCATGCTGCCTACTGCTCCGTCGGCTCGATGGGAACCCAGGTGCGCGAGTTCAAGGACATGGTGACGTCTTTCCACGAGGCCGGCATCGAGGTTTTCCTCGATGTCGTCTACAACCACACTGGTGAGGGCGGCCATGAAGGACCGACTCTGTCTTTCCGCGGCATCGATCACGAGTCTTATTACCGCCTCACCAACGATCACCGCAATGACTATGACGTTACCGGCTGTGGCAATTCTGTGGACACCTCTCATCCGGAGGTCCTCGCCATGGTCCTCGACTCTTTGCGCTACTGGGTCACCGAGATGGGTGTTGACGGGTTCCGTTACGACCTTGCCACCACCCTCATCCGCGATAAGTCCCATGGGGTCGATCAGAACCACCTATTTAAACAAGCTCTGGTCGAAGATCCGATTCTCAACAAGGTCAAGCACATTGCTGAGCCCTGGGACCTCGGCCCATATGGCTATCAGGTAGGTGCCTGGGGGCCACATTGGAGCGAGTGGAACGACCGTTTCCGCAATTATGTCCGTGACTTTTGGCGTGGGGCCGTTCGCGGAGTCGAGGAGCTGGCAACCAGGCTCTGTGGGTCACCGGACCTGTATGGTCAGCCGACCTCCAGCGTCAACTTCATTACCGCTCACGACGGCTTCACGATGCGTGACCTGGTCACCTACAACATGAAGCATAACCAAGGCAACGGCGAGGATAACCACGACGGGTCTAATGACAACCGGGCCTGGAACTGTGGTTGGGAGGGCGAGACTACCGATCAGTCCATCGTCATGTTGCGGCATCGTCAGGTGCGCAACCTGGTCGCTACTTTGCTATTAGCTACCGGTGTACCAATGATCACCGCCGGTGACGAAATGGGACGCACCCAGCAGGGCAATAACAATGCATACTGCCAGGATTCCCCTATCTCGTGGATAGATTGGGAGGATGCCGAAGCATGGTCCGATGTGACCGACCTCGTCAAGATAATTACGGCACTGCGTCGCGAGCACCCCGCTCTTCGTCCATCAAGGTATCGTCATCACGATCCGGTCGGGGACGCGAACGATTCGTACCCGCGCCGTGCTGATCTAGCGTGGTTCTCCGGCCACGGCGGGGAAATGGTAAACAACGACTGGCATGACGAAAGCCGACGCACCCTCGGTATGTACACCAGTGACGACAATGAGGCCTTCCTCATCTGGTTTCACGCCGGTGACCGCCCGATCGAGATCATCTTGCCGAGCGTTCGATGGGGCGAATCGTGGCACGTTGTGGCCTCAACAGCTCTGCCTGGGGAGATTCCCGACGAAGCCGTACCAGCAGGACTATCGGTTACTCTGCCGAGCAGATGCGTCGTCGTCATGCAAGCCTCCCCTTTCGGCCTGACTGCACCGTTACGCGCCAAGCGCACACTTGGCGGGTGA
- a CDS encoding cysteine desulfurase family protein, with product MMRAFHVLLLGSSVEESPGRTGMSQLKPGSVHHDRAYFDHAATSPLRREAREAMACTVPGNPGAIHGSGRAARALLEDAREEIASLLGVGPLEIVFTSGGTESDMLAVMGAVRDGHALVSAVEHPAVGGLVSPWLLGKRCELLPVNHAGLVDPDEVGGHSSNLDVVSVMAVNNETGACQPVSRVAEAAHQAGALMHTDAVQALGHIPVDLDGWGVDLASFSAHKIGGPVGIGALWVKRGVELRPVSPGGGQQYGMRSGTQPVALACGFAAALRACVDEFDTMTARWQSWRRRVIAWCRQQPEVTVDDAPMTSPSIIHLSVAGARGTDLVMLADRDGIDLSAGSACHAGVSRPSPTMLAMGRDDDAASSGLRISMGYTTTDVDIDRLLVTLPATIRKASGAR from the coding sequence ATGATGCGCGCCTTCCACGTCTTGCTGTTGGGCAGTAGCGTCGAGGAGTCGCCAGGAAGGACAGGTATGTCGCAGCTGAAGCCCGGATCAGTACACCACGACCGCGCCTACTTCGACCATGCGGCAACATCCCCACTACGCCGCGAGGCACGTGAGGCAATGGCATGTACGGTACCGGGCAACCCTGGCGCCATTCACGGTTCAGGCCGTGCAGCGCGGGCACTTCTAGAGGATGCCCGCGAGGAGATCGCCAGCCTGCTAGGGGTCGGTCCGCTTGAGATTGTGTTCACCAGTGGAGGAACCGAGTCGGACATGCTTGCGGTGATGGGAGCTGTTCGCGACGGCCACGCGCTGGTGTCAGCAGTTGAACATCCAGCCGTCGGCGGTCTGGTCTCCCCGTGGCTTCTTGGCAAGCGATGTGAATTGCTACCGGTGAACCATGCCGGGCTTGTCGACCCGGATGAGGTGGGCGGACACTCCAGCAATCTTGACGTCGTTTCCGTCATGGCTGTCAACAACGAGACCGGAGCTTGCCAGCCCGTCTCGCGGGTCGCTGAGGCGGCCCACCAGGCTGGGGCGCTCATGCATACCGACGCCGTCCAGGCCCTTGGCCACATCCCTGTTGACCTCGACGGATGGGGGGTAGACCTCGCTTCCTTCTCCGCTCACAAGATTGGTGGGCCGGTTGGGATTGGAGCACTCTGGGTGAAACGGGGAGTCGAACTGCGCCCCGTTTCCCCAGGGGGAGGTCAGCAGTACGGCATGCGCTCGGGAACCCAGCCGGTGGCATTGGCCTGCGGCTTCGCCGCAGCTTTACGCGCCTGTGTCGATGAGTTCGACACCATGACGGCCCGGTGGCAGTCGTGGCGGCGGCGCGTCATCGCGTGGTGTCGTCAACAGCCTGAAGTAACTGTTGACGATGCGCCCATGACTAGCCCGTCGATCATTCACCTTAGTGTTGCTGGAGCCCGCGGGACTGATCTTGTCATGCTCGCTGACCGCGATGGCATTGACCTCTCCGCCGGTTCGGCCTGCCACGCTGGGGTATCGCGCCCCTCCCCAACAATGCTTGCCATGGGGAGAGACGACGATGCTGCGTCCTCGGGATTAAGAATTTCGATGGGATATACCACCACCGATGTCGATATCGATCGCTTGCTCGTCACCTTACCCGCAACGATACGCAAGGCAAGCGGAGCCCGGTAA
- the mnmA gene encoding tRNA 2-thiouridine(34) synthase MnmA yields the protein MKVLAAMSGGVDSAVAAARLVEAGHDVTGVHLALSRNPRSHREGSRGCCSLEDSFDARRAADRLGIPFYVWDFSDRFVAEVIDPFIAEYRAGRTPNPCLRCNERIKFAALLERGLDLGYDAVATGHYARTKVVDGVTKLYRSVDPGKDQSYVLAVLNQDQLSHSLFPLGNSLKMNVRQEATALGLSVADKPDSNDICFIPDGDTPGWLSEKIGSADGEIRDESGALVGHHNGYHHFTIGQRRGLRLGVPAPDGKPRYVLDIEPVNNTVVVGGAEGLTVHHIEAIRPVWCSSEPVETWHGQAQVRAHGDPVPAIISAVPGGVAVELEDSLRGVAPGQAAVFYDGDLVVGSATICGTDRAGVKAEQAA from the coding sequence GTGAAGGTTCTCGCCGCTATGTCGGGAGGAGTCGACTCCGCTGTCGCAGCAGCCCGTCTCGTCGAGGCTGGGCATGACGTCACTGGGGTTCACCTGGCCTTGTCACGCAACCCGCGCTCTCATCGTGAGGGATCGCGAGGGTGCTGCTCGCTGGAAGATTCCTTCGACGCGCGGCGCGCTGCGGACCGACTGGGAATCCCCTTTTATGTATGGGATTTTTCGGACCGTTTCGTTGCGGAAGTCATTGACCCCTTCATCGCCGAATACCGGGCCGGTCGCACCCCAAATCCCTGCCTGCGCTGCAACGAGAGGATCAAGTTCGCGGCCCTGCTAGAGCGTGGGCTGGACCTCGGATACGACGCTGTGGCGACCGGCCATTACGCCCGGACGAAGGTCGTTGACGGTGTGACGAAGCTCTATCGATCAGTTGATCCGGGGAAAGACCAGTCCTACGTATTGGCGGTCCTCAACCAGGACCAGCTGTCTCACTCGCTATTCCCCCTCGGGAATTCCCTTAAAATGAATGTACGTCAGGAAGCTACGGCGCTTGGATTATCTGTGGCTGATAAGCCTGATTCCAATGACATTTGCTTTATCCCTGATGGAGATACTCCCGGTTGGCTGTCAGAGAAAATCGGCTCGGCAGATGGTGAGATCCGTGACGAGTCCGGTGCCCTCGTCGGTCACCACAATGGCTATCACCATTTCACTATCGGCCAGCGGCGTGGTCTGCGATTGGGAGTTCCGGCTCCCGACGGCAAGCCGCGCTACGTCTTGGATATCGAGCCGGTTAACAACACCGTGGTCGTCGGAGGAGCGGAGGGGCTAACCGTGCATCATATTGAGGCCATCCGGCCGGTATGGTGTTCTAGCGAGCCTGTCGAGACCTGGCACGGTCAGGCCCAGGTCCGTGCCCACGGAGACCCGGTACCGGCCATAATTTCCGCAGTTCCCGGCGGGGTAGCCGTTGAATTAGAGGATTCTCTGCGTGGAGTCGCTCCCGGCCAGGCAGCCGTCTTTTACGACGGTGACCTTGTCGTCGGATCGGCCACCATCTGCGGTACCGACCGCGCTGGCGTAAAGGCGGAGCAAGCAGCGTGA
- a CDS encoding methionine synthase: MIATGIGSLPGTDMRGSLAAMAETFDQLIPLPELPARGVGAHMIGRATAVLVDLPVDHGPGGWRLADSTDHAARSARSWLRSDLDDLEEVLADKEASVKLSFAGPLTLATGLHLRAGESILADGSALADVTTSLAEGVSQLIAELRRRMPRVTWRLQIDEPSAPAVLSGAVPTQSGLYRYPAMAGSTAVQLWQTVVSGCGEAEVGMHCCGAPIPWVLARKAGFSTMWCEVASLLNLDRVAGWVESGARLGMGVVDTMQVDKVPLVDRLIDRVLWLVRRLEIDPAVLKSGILSPACGLAGWSRHDAAEVCRTVKRAGDLVDEQLDQASR, encoded by the coding sequence GTGATTGCGACCGGAATTGGTTCCCTGCCAGGCACCGACATGCGCGGAAGTCTGGCGGCGATGGCGGAGACATTTGACCAGCTCATACCCTTGCCCGAGCTACCAGCACGTGGGGTAGGCGCCCACATGATTGGACGAGCAACGGCTGTGCTCGTCGACCTTCCAGTCGACCACGGTCCAGGGGGATGGCGGCTGGCTGATTCCACTGACCACGCTGCTCGATCGGCACGGTCCTGGTTGCGCAGCGACCTCGACGATCTCGAGGAAGTCCTGGCCGACAAGGAAGCCAGTGTCAAGCTCTCGTTCGCTGGGCCCCTCACCTTGGCGACCGGTCTGCACCTGAGAGCAGGGGAGTCAATCTTGGCCGACGGATCGGCGCTAGCAGACGTCACCACGAGCCTGGCTGAGGGAGTTAGTCAGCTTATAGCGGAACTGCGACGGCGGATGCCGAGGGTCACCTGGAGACTGCAGATTGACGAACCTTCAGCTCCCGCAGTCCTTTCCGGCGCGGTTCCCACCCAGTCTGGCTTGTATCGCTACCCAGCTATGGCAGGTTCGACAGCGGTTCAGCTGTGGCAGACCGTCGTGTCAGGCTGCGGAGAAGCTGAGGTGGGTATGCACTGTTGCGGAGCGCCGATACCGTGGGTATTGGCGAGGAAAGCGGGATTCTCGACGATGTGGTGCGAGGTGGCCTCGCTGCTCAACCTGGATCGGGTTGCTGGGTGGGTGGAATCTGGTGCGCGCCTTGGAATGGGGGTTGTCGACACCATGCAGGTAGATAAAGTACCTCTTGTTGATCGTCTTATTGACAGGGTGCTGTGGCTGGTCAGGCGTCTCGAGATTGATCCGGCTGTGTTGAAGTCTGGCATCCTGAGCCCAGCCTGCGGTCTGGCCGGCTGGTCGCGTCATGACGCTGCCGAGGTGTGCCGCACTGTCAAGCGAGCTGGCGACCTCGTTGACGAGCAGCTAGACCAGGCGAGCAGGTAG
- a CDS encoding amino acid-binding protein → MIRIQLPDTPGSLGSVATAMGTANADISAIEIVEKGPDYVIDDFILTLPPTTMPDTLVSACGMLDEVHVLWLSRYPENWSIESDIAALNRMSEDPEHSAEILCGAVPVVFHTQWAALFDVDEQVIISTALAPEFTAEGIARLAPMDRTHTAELEADWMPGWGDTIIAVVPLSQGRCLVVGRQGGPGFLASELNRLQHMAALAN, encoded by the coding sequence ATGATTCGTATTCAGCTGCCAGACACGCCGGGTTCCCTGGGCTCGGTGGCTACCGCTATGGGCACTGCCAATGCTGACATCTCTGCTATCGAGATCGTTGAAAAAGGCCCCGACTACGTCATCGATGACTTCATCTTGACCTTACCACCCACCACGATGCCTGACACCCTGGTGTCGGCCTGCGGCATGCTTGACGAAGTGCACGTCCTATGGCTTAGCCGGTATCCAGAGAATTGGAGCATTGAGTCCGATATCGCAGCCCTTAATAGGATGTCGGAGGACCCCGAGCATTCCGCGGAGATCTTGTGCGGTGCTGTTCCGGTCGTCTTCCACACCCAATGGGCGGCCCTTTTTGATGTTGACGAGCAGGTCATTATTTCGACCGCGCTCGCCCCCGAGTTCACTGCCGAGGGAATTGCGCGATTGGCCCCCATGGACCGCACCCACACTGCGGAGCTAGAAGCCGACTGGATGCCTGGATGGGGAGATACCATCATTGCTGTTGTTCCGTTGTCGCAAGGGCGTTGCCTGGTTGTCGGTCGTCAAGGTGGACCGGGGTTCCTGGCCTCCGAGCTCAACCGACTCCAGCACATGGCCGCATTAGCCAACTGA
- the gatC gene encoding Asp-tRNA(Asn)/Glu-tRNA(Gln) amidotransferase subunit GatC, whose translation MPSTRRFIVALTPDDVVRLAGLARIDLTDDETAYLAPQLDAILDAVAAVSGVATDDVPPTSHALLLSNVFREDVIKESMSSHDALAMAPRSENQRFRVPRILDEEAQ comes from the coding sequence ATGCCGTCAACCAGGAGATTCATCGTGGCCCTTACGCCGGATGACGTCGTCCGTTTGGCCGGCCTGGCACGCATCGATCTCACTGACGACGAGACCGCGTATCTTGCTCCGCAGCTGGACGCGATCCTCGACGCAGTAGCTGCAGTGTCAGGCGTCGCCACCGACGACGTGCCACCTACTTCGCACGCTTTGCTGCTGTCTAACGTCTTCCGCGAGGACGTCATCAAGGAGTCAATGTCCTCCCATGACGCTCTGGCCATGGCCCCGCGCAGTGAGAACCAACGTTTTCGCGTGCCTCGCATCCTGGACGAGGAGGCACAGTGA
- the gatA gene encoding Asp-tRNA(Asn)/Glu-tRNA(Gln) amidotransferase subunit GatA, producing MNELLTLTAAELGERIAARQISSEEVTQAHLDRISEVDGDIHAFLLVDHAGALDAARRIDARIADGEHLGPLAGVPLAVKDLFCTKGIATTASSQMLEGWIPPYDSTIVTRCKDAGMVILGKTNLDEFAMGSSTETSAFGPTHNPWDLERVPGGSGGGSAASLASFQAPLALGTDTGGSIRQPGAVTGTVGIKPTYGSTSRYGVIAMASSLDTPGPCARTVLDAALLHQAIAGHDAMDQTTINQPTPAVVEAARQTDVSGVRIGVVTELSGQGYDPQVEARFHEAVEMLIEAGAEVVEVSCPNFDLALPAYYLIQPAEVSSNLARYDAMRYGLRVNDDGEHSAEQVMRATRGAGLGAEAKRRIILGTYALSAGYYDAYYGSAQKVRTLIQRDFEKAWQMCDVLVSPATPTTAFRLGERTADPMAMYRSDLCTVPANMAGSPAGSFPIGLSETDGMPVGMQVMAPIMADDRIYRVGAALERLLHEKWGAPLLAKAPEVRGER from the coding sequence GTGAACGAGCTTCTGACGTTGACCGCCGCCGAGTTAGGCGAGCGGATTGCGGCCCGACAGATCTCTAGCGAAGAGGTCACCCAGGCGCATTTGGATCGCATTAGCGAGGTTGACGGCGACATCCATGCCTTCCTGCTCGTTGACCACGCTGGGGCTCTCGACGCTGCTCGTCGCATTGATGCCCGCATTGCAGATGGCGAGCATCTCGGTCCGCTGGCGGGGGTGCCGCTGGCTGTTAAGGATCTTTTCTGCACGAAAGGGATCGCCACTACAGCGTCCTCCCAGATGCTCGAAGGGTGGATCCCCCCGTACGACTCCACTATCGTCACCCGCTGTAAGGATGCCGGAATGGTGATCCTCGGCAAGACGAACCTTGATGAATTCGCTATGGGGTCGTCAACGGAAACTTCGGCCTTCGGGCCTACCCATAATCCCTGGGACCTTGAACGGGTACCGGGTGGTTCCGGTGGTGGTTCGGCGGCTAGCTTGGCTTCCTTCCAGGCCCCGTTGGCTTTGGGCACTGATACCGGTGGCTCGATCCGCCAGCCTGGAGCGGTGACCGGCACCGTCGGGATCAAGCCGACCTACGGTTCCACCTCCCGATACGGCGTCATCGCTATGGCTTCATCTTTGGATACTCCTGGGCCCTGCGCCCGTACCGTCCTTGACGCCGCGTTGCTCCATCAGGCCATTGCCGGTCACGACGCTATGGACCAGACCACGATTAATCAGCCCACCCCGGCGGTCGTTGAGGCTGCGCGGCAAACAGACGTTTCCGGCGTGCGCATTGGCGTCGTCACGGAGTTGAGCGGGCAGGGTTACGACCCCCAGGTCGAGGCCCGGTTCCACGAGGCTGTCGAGATGCTAATAGAGGCGGGGGCTGAGGTCGTTGAGGTCTCTTGCCCGAACTTTGACCTCGCCTTACCTGCTTATTACCTTATTCAGCCTGCCGAGGTGTCTAGCAACCTGGCTCGTTACGACGCCATGCGTTACGGCTTACGCGTCAATGACGACGGCGAGCATTCTGCCGAGCAGGTGATGCGAGCCACCCGCGGTGCTGGACTTGGGGCCGAGGCCAAGCGTCGCATCATCTTGGGTACCTATGCCTTGTCGGCTGGGTACTATGACGCCTACTACGGCTCGGCTCAGAAAGTCCGTACCCTCATCCAACGCGACTTCGAGAAAGCATGGCAGATGTGCGATGTGCTCGTGTCACCGGCCACGCCAACGACTGCTTTCCGGCTGGGTGAGCGTACTGCTGACCCGATGGCGATGTACCGCTCCGATCTATGCACGGTCCCGGCCAATATGGCCGGAAGTCCCGCAGGATCTTTCCCGATCGGTCTATCAGAGACCGACGGCATGCCCGTCGGCATGCAGGTGATGGCGCCAATCATGGCGGACGATCGAATCTACCGAGTTGGGGCCGCTCTAGAACGATTACTACATGAGAAGTGGGGCGCCCCGCTGCTAGCGAAGGCTCCCGAAGTGAGGGGAGAGCGATGA
- the gatB gene encoding Asp-tRNA(Asn)/Glu-tRNA(Gln) amidotransferase subunit GatB: MTDELLPYDEVMANYEPVVGLEVHVELSTATKMFCGCSTDTDKDPNTNVCPVCLGLPGSMPAINGHAVESAIRIGLALNCHIAQWCRMARKNYFYPDMTKNYQTSQYDEPICYDGWLDVEADGETFRVEIERAHMEEDAGKSLHVGGSDGRISGASHSLMDYNRAGVPLIEIVTKPIRGLGAKAPQVARAYMAQLRDIMIALGVSEARMERGNLRCDANVSLMPRGSETLGTRTETKNVNSLRSVEGALRYEIQRQGYLLSEGRKVRQQTRMWQEAGEYTIAGRDKSDAEDYRYFPEPDLVPIAPSREWVEQLRAELPELPAAKKARLSSQWQFSEADMTSAVNAGALDLLEATVDAGCQPAAARKWWLTELSRRANEAGVDLAEVGMTPCQVAQLQKLVDDGTLTDKLARQVIDGVIAGEGDPQQVVDGRGLAVVSDDAALGSAVDDVIAANPQIAEKIRGGKVQAAGALIGQIMKVMKGQADAKRVRELILEKLS; the protein is encoded by the coding sequence ATGACCGACGAGCTGTTGCCCTACGACGAAGTGATGGCCAATTATGAGCCGGTCGTCGGGCTGGAGGTACATGTCGAGCTGTCCACCGCGACCAAGATGTTCTGCGGATGCTCAACCGATACTGACAAGGATCCCAATACCAATGTTTGCCCGGTTTGCCTGGGTTTGCCCGGATCCATGCCGGCCATCAACGGTCATGCCGTCGAATCGGCCATTCGGATTGGTCTGGCTCTCAACTGTCACATTGCCCAATGGTGCCGCATGGCCCGGAAGAACTACTTCTACCCGGACATGACGAAGAATTATCAGACCTCCCAATACGACGAACCAATTTGCTATGACGGCTGGCTCGACGTCGAGGCCGATGGCGAGACCTTTCGCGTCGAGATCGAGCGTGCTCACATGGAGGAAGACGCTGGAAAATCCCTCCATGTCGGAGGTTCCGACGGGCGTATTTCCGGTGCTAGTCACTCCCTCATGGACTACAACCGGGCCGGTGTTCCCCTCATCGAGATCGTCACTAAACCGATCCGTGGGCTGGGAGCCAAAGCACCTCAAGTTGCGCGTGCCTATATGGCTCAGTTACGGGACATCATGATCGCTCTTGGGGTTTCCGAGGCCAGAATGGAGCGCGGCAACCTACGTTGCGACGCCAATGTCTCCCTCATGCCGCGTGGCAGCGAGACGTTAGGCACCCGTACCGAGACGAAGAACGTCAACTCGTTGCGCTCTGTGGAAGGAGCGCTGAGGTACGAAATTCAGCGTCAGGGATACCTGCTGTCTGAGGGACGCAAGGTCCGTCAGCAGACCCGAATGTGGCAAGAGGCCGGCGAATACACCATCGCCGGACGCGACAAGTCTGACGCCGAGGACTACCGCTATTTCCCCGAGCCAGATCTGGTGCCGATTGCACCGTCGCGGGAGTGGGTTGAGCAGCTGCGTGCCGAGTTGCCAGAGCTGCCAGCCGCCAAAAAGGCGCGTCTGTCGTCCCAATGGCAGTTCTCCGAAGCGGACATGACCTCGGCCGTCAACGCAGGTGCCCTTGACCTCCTCGAGGCGACAGTCGATGCCGGCTGCCAGCCCGCTGCGGCCCGTAAATGGTGGCTGACTGAGCTGTCGCGTCGCGCCAACGAGGCTGGTGTGGACTTGGCCGAGGTTGGTATGACGCCTTGTCAGGTCGCTCAGCTGCAAAAGCTCGTCGATGACGGCACGTTGACCGACAAACTAGCTCGTCAGGTGATTGACGGAGTGATTGCTGGTGAGGGGGACCCCCAGCAGGTTGTCGACGGTCGTGGCTTGGCTGTCGTCTCTGACGACGCGGCCTTGGGCTCCGCCGTTGACGATGTCATCGCCGCTAACCCGCAGATCGCGGAGAAGATCCGTGGTGGGAAGGTGCAGGCCGCTGGTGCCCTCATCGGTCAGATTATGAAGGTCATGAAGGGCCAGGCCGACGCCAAGCGGGTCAGGGAGCTCATCTTAGAGAAGCTGTCCTGA
- a CDS encoding TIGR03085 family metal-binding protein, producing MSIAQDERAGLAADLSRLGPDAPTLCKGWTARDLLTHLLLRENDPLAVPGMAVNVFDAVTQARADRLEASGSFENLVARFAHGPGRFSVFRIPGLDSAANSMEYFIRHEDLLRAQPDWRPRELGHRTELRLADIIRKYGRALARRSPVGVRVEMTGQTDPVTLHPGDRIVTLVGKPSEVILLLTGRTSVAQVDVLGEPPTIAAFMRSDRSL from the coding sequence ATGTCCATTGCCCAAGACGAACGAGCTGGCTTGGCCGCAGATCTGTCACGACTCGGCCCCGACGCCCCGACACTGTGCAAGGGATGGACGGCCCGAGATCTGCTGACCCACCTCCTGTTAAGGGAGAACGACCCGCTTGCCGTCCCCGGGATGGCCGTCAACGTCTTTGACGCCGTCACTCAGGCGCGCGCCGACAGATTAGAAGCCTCAGGATCTTTCGAGAATCTCGTGGCCCGGTTCGCCCACGGTCCAGGTCGCTTCTCGGTCTTCCGCATCCCCGGTCTCGACTCCGCGGCTAACTCCATGGAGTACTTCATCCGCCATGAGGATCTGCTGCGAGCCCAACCCGACTGGCGTCCTCGAGAGCTCGGTCATCGGACCGAATTACGGTTGGCTGACATCATTCGCAAATACGGGCGGGCCCTCGCCCGCCGCTCTCCCGTCGGTGTACGCGTCGAGATGACTGGACAAACAGATCCTGTCACGCTCCACCCCGGCGATCGCATCGTCACCCTGGTCGGAAAGCCCTCGGAAGTCATTCTGCTTCTCACCGGACGCACATCGGTGGCCCAGGTGGATGTGCTTGGCGAGCCCCCAACGATCGCGGCGTTCATGCGCTCCGACCGCTCACTGTGA
- the hisI gene encoding phosphoribosyl-AMP cyclohydrolase, with amino-acid sequence MRRVQTEEPTLAPAIAARLRRNDAGLVPAVVQDAATGDVLMMAWMDDVALARTLATRRATYWSRSRQEYWVKGETSGHTQHVCSVRLDCDGDTLLLRVDQVDGACHTGDHTCFDADVLLAEEVES; translated from the coding sequence ATGAGGCGCGTGCAGACTGAAGAACCAACCCTGGCCCCCGCAATCGCGGCAAGGTTGCGCCGTAATGACGCTGGGCTGGTGCCCGCCGTGGTGCAAGACGCTGCGACCGGGGACGTCCTCATGATGGCGTGGATGGATGACGTTGCTTTGGCCCGCACCTTAGCAACCCGACGGGCCACTTATTGGTCCCGTTCTCGTCAGGAGTACTGGGTCAAGGGGGAAACCTCTGGTCACACTCAGCATGTGTGTTCGGTGAGACTCGACTGTGACGGAGATACGCTCCTGCTGCGCGTCGACCAGGTCGATGGTGCCTGCCACACTGGTGATCACACCTGTTTTGATGCTGATGTTTTGCTAGCCGAGGAGGTCGAGTCATGA